The Phragmitibacter flavus genome includes the window CGTTGATGCCGGGGGTGCGTCCGAATTCTGTGCCGACCACCACCAGGGTGGATTCAAGCAGGCCTTGTTGCTGCAAATCTTCAAGCAATGCGGCCATGCCTTGATCGAGTGCGGTGCCAAGACCGTTCATTCTGTCGTCGATGCCGGCATGCATGTCCCATCCTCCGAAGTAGACCTCAACAAAACGCACCCCCGCTTGGACCAGTCGGCGGGCAAGCAGACAGCTTTGGCCAAACCCGCGGCCATAACGTTCGCGCGTTGGTGCATTTTCTTTTTTGAGGTCAAAAGCTTCCAGTTCCTTGCTGGCGAGAAGGGTAACGGTTTCATCATAGAGTTCGGTGTAGGCCTTTACTTCAGCGCTACGGAACTTTTCGAGAAATGCCTGGTCGAAACGACTGGTGAGGTTGAGCCGACGGTTGAAGTGGGCCCCGTCCAACCCGGTTTCTGCGCTTTGCAGACCTTTCTCTGGATCGCTGATGGGAACCGGTGAATAGGCGGGCGGAAAAAATCCTGCATTGGCGGTTCCTTGACCAATGACCACGCTTGAGGGCAGGGTTTTGTGGGAGGGACCTTTGAAGTGGCGGGCCCAGGGGCCAAGGGTGGGGTGAACGATGGTGCCGCGCTCTTCGTAGGCGGTGTGCATGAGGTAGGAGGCGGGGCCATGAACTCCGTTTTTGGTGGTGGTGGAACG containing:
- a CDS encoding DUF1501 domain-containing protein, with the protein product MNPSLKLDPSSRRAFIMRAAKTTLGVSLLAEADQAFGASSAVPPNVKGRAKSVIYLYMGGGMSHIDTFDPKTGDTKGAKDLIKTNVGGIQFGGYMTRLAKHADKMSIIRSTTTKNGVHGPASYLMHTAYEERGTIVHPTLGPWARHFKGPSHKTLPSSVVIGQGTANAGFFPPAYSPVPISDPEKGLQSAETGLDGAHFNRRLNLTSRFDQAFLEKFRSAEVKAYTELYDETVTLLASKELEAFDLKKENAPTRERYGRGFGQSCLLARRLVQAGVRFVEVYFGGWDMHAGIDDRMNGLGTALDQGMAALLEDLQQQGLLESTLVVVGTEFGRTPGINENSGRDHHPRVFSTVFAGGGVKGGYVHGASDDKGYAATESPVTVQDFIATIGAAMALPVHEVVMSPSGRPFTIGDRGNAVAEIFV